In Lolium rigidum isolate FL_2022 chromosome 7, APGP_CSIRO_Lrig_0.1, whole genome shotgun sequence, the DNA window aattccgagaatatttcctgtgtaggatttctgaaaccaaaaatagcagaaaacaggaactggcgcttcggcatcttgttaataggttagtcccggaaaatgcataaaatgatataaagtgtatataaaacatgtaggtattgtcataaaactagcatggaacatcagaaattatagatacgtttgagacgtatcactcatccaGAATATAACCAGAAATCTGAGCCAGACAAAGATATAGGATTAGCGATCTTCTCATCAACAGAGGCACGATCGGGATGATCCAAACAAGTTCAAAACAAGTCAAAACTTACCCGAAGCACTGAGTTGGGCTATCTTTTCCACGAAAGTTCCAATATGACCAATTCGTACATATACTCCAATAAACTTTTGAGGCGAAAAATTATAGGAAGATCCCACAGGCTGTGGGTGGTGAGTGCGCCACAGCCGCCAAGCACTACTAAAGAACAAACAATTCCCAAGGCGGCCTCCTCTTCAAGTTGATCCCCTCCCCCCTCCTTCTATATAAAGAGCGAAGCCCTTCCCTCGAGGCCATCCCATTCTCGTGATTAAaggcctctctctctttctctctctctctctctctctctctctctctctctctctctctctctctctctctctctctctcatggagCTTCTCCACATAGATGTCGATCATAAGCTGCACCACTCTTGCCATTAGCGCGATATCCTGGATGGCTGAATGCCGATGGATAGAATCATTGTATGCGTGGATGCCAGTAGAGGGATCAACCCTTTGATCCTAGGAGTGACAAGGAGTAATCCTTGCGGCTTGAAGGGATACGTCTAGCTACGGGGATCACCGCATTTAGAATCTTCATCGAACTCTTTCACAATTTTCTTTTTGAGTTTCAGTCAAGATACAATCTTGTTCATGCATCTTCATAGATAGATCTTGAGTGGTCCGTGTAGAGGCATTTTTTACTAATATGTACACGGCCCAACATTCGTGATCGTTACGGATATGTTGCGTAAGCTTTCTTGTAGAAAAGGAATCACCGGGAAGAAAATTTCCGAACACAAAGGAGTTAGCCAAAAGAAAATGAGGCCATCAAGTGAAGTAGGTTGGATATTCCGTACTTTTGGGCTAGAGGCTCTACATACTTGGGGCGAAGACTAGGCTTGTAGGGGCCAGAGATTCCGGCTCGGGATTTTCCTATTCTTGCTAAAGGTGGGAATCCGGGTCTGATGTTCCTCGTAAATTGGCCAAGGTTCCGCAAATGAAGTTAAATCAACACATATGAACACAAATCAATGGATAGaaaccaaaaataattcaatagTTTAAGAAATCAATGCAAAAGAATTTGGGGCTTTTTCTGTGATTCCtcaaataaaaaattgttggAATTAGGAGAGCTCAACGTtgacaaatccgtggcaacctaaggatgttgataccatatgatgagggtgAACCATAGGGTTGGCCAGAGCTCACGGATATGTACGCGCGCACACACAAAAAACTAGACAAAGAACACACATAGAGGAAAGCAAATAAACTCAAATAGCCGATACAAATCCAGCTTTTTGCTCTCAGTGACCTGGAGCTAGGGATATAAAGCGGCGCTTATGAGGGATGATTCTAAACTAGCCTTTGTAATTTTAAGGAGGGCATACATTCAGAGCAGTTTGCAGGCTTATGCGACACACCGCTTGCAACCCTACCCAGAACCATCACCCCATTAAAATCATTTGAGGAGAGACCACACGATAGAATTACTGAATTGAGAGATGGGTAAGAACTCGATAGAATCACTcttggagagagagagtgagtagCAACTTAAGTAGAATCCGGACCGCGGGAGTGAGCAAGCACTATACTAGAATAgccacaagagagagagagaccaaATTCATAAAAAGGGTTTGGGATACAACTCAATAGATTCAATCGAAGGAGATGGGTCTTGGTTTCCCAAGTGGGTGGTAAGAGCACATGCTCAAGTCTAATGTGATCTCATTCGAAGGTTTACAAGTGAGGGTAGGGGCATATATATAGCCAACGATGAAATAGGGGTAGCTTGGGTATTAAAAGAGAAAATTTTGGGGTTTTATGGGCCTTGCCCAGTTTCCATGCATGCAGACATTCACTTAGACCAGAGATTCCGGTGTAATACGCCGAGAATCCGATCCTAGCACTTAGGTCAGAGACTCCAGGTAGAATATATGGACTCAAATCTCCGGGTTCATCTTTGTCGTTTACCCAACTTTCATCACTAAGTCGGAATTGACTCCCTTAGAGGCGGAGACTCTTGTGTTGtggggcggagactccggcgttgTGGGGCCGTAGACTCCGGTATAGGAACATTTTGTTCCTTCTTCTTACTCTTCTTATTTGTTCATAGCTTCCTCTTCATGGATGGGGTGCCTTGCTTGGATGGATGTAGTTCTTGAGATTTGTACGTAATAACACATAAATTCACCTTTTCTTGTATTGCTTTGGCTCCTGGTTATGGGCCCACTTGGGGAGCATCGTCCATAGGGCAGGCTGTATCGGAACTTTATACCCTTATCGTCTCCGCGCTTGACGATATGAATCTTTAGTTCGGCCTACAAACAATAGTTGGGGTGTCGGGGAATGGGGTAGGGGGGAGGCGGAGAGCCCACTCATCATGTCATATCAGACGATTACATCCTATCATCTGCCTCCGAGATGAGTACTTCTTAACATCCCACTATCAAGCGAAGGAGCAGTACTAAAAAAGTTACTTTCTGAGATAATACCCACGAAATTCAATAAAAGAAATGAAATAGATTTTCACATTACTTACCAAATAGTCCAATACATGCACTGCAGAAAGGCCACCATATGTGGCCCATCCAGTTAGCTACAGAGTTATATAGGCCTTCTATAGAAAGATCATTGAAACTACAAGATGCCACAATTTACTTTTCCTATGAATTAACTTGGGATTAACTTATTACATTGACATATATGAACGTACAACTAGCTAGTCCAAGGCGAAAGAATGCTAATCCTATATATACAGGTTGAGCAGGCAGCCAGGCACTGCGAAGTCTGAAGGCATATCCACTTGACAGAGATTATTCTGTAAAAGGTTCCTCGAATTCATATATGGTATGAGAATGATGAGGTCAAGGAGTAGGGGACCCGGGTTAAAGCAGCAGGTTGCTGCTGGAGCTTGTGGATGTCCTTGATGATGTCGAACACTGCTTCCGGCTGCGCTAGCTTGAGCGCGTTGTGTGAGTACGTCTTGAGGTCTTCGGCTTCCGTGCTGAACCATCGGGCAACTTGTCTTGCAGCTTCCCTTGGGTCGTTGCAGAACACGCCGGCGCCGTTGTCGACGACGTAAGGCACGTTTCCAACTTCCTGAATGATAAAAGGAAGTGCAGATATTCAGTTCCATTTGATATCCGGTTCCCGACTTCCTTAATGATAAAAGGAAGTGCGAGCTATAGCTAGAGACATACTAGTAGTTGGTAAGATCTGTGTGAGTGGTAATCACTAGTTAGTGACAATAGCAACAAGTTGTCACTCTCGGATGACCTACCTAATAGCAAAGTAATCAGCACCGATAATTGAGCTAGTTCAGATTGTCAAAGTGTCTAGTTCTAGTAAATAAATCTCTTTTAATAGGAATCTTATAATCGGGCAACTCTATATAATTAATAGTGGCACAAAGCATATATAGACCTGTCCAGGGATGAAGTCATTGAGAATAACTGGAAGCCCTCTGATCAAGGCTTCTGCAATTGTACCAGGACCAGCCTGTACAAATACGACATAACTCCATCAGGTAAATTCCTTTCCAATTAATCAAcagccaaaagaaaagaaaaaattgaGATGGAAAGCTTATTGGCAAGACGAAAGAAACCTTAGTGATGATGCAATCACAAGCGCCCATCCACTTCTCCATCTGCTTTTCGAACCGCCTAATCTGAGGACAAGACACTCGAAAGGTCAGTCGGCACCAAAGTGTATAGTCGGATAGGGAGCATCCACCTGAAATGCGCATCTAACTAGGCACCACCCTCGCTAGATTCGGCATATTCAAgctctcaaaaaaataaaaagattcGGCATATGCAATGGTACCTTGACCGGGACCTTCCACGTCAGGCACTGCAGGGTGGACCACAGCGCCTGGTTCCGGCCACATACGACCACGATCTGCCCGACCGGCCGGCGTCTCCGGTGATCGTAAAGCTCTTCGCCAAGGGCTCTTGCTGTCTCCTCCACCGGACCcatgccctcgccgccgcccatcaGCAGAACTGCAGAACGGCGGGTAGCTCAGGGTGCATGTCAAGTTCTTCCCTCAGACCTTCCTGTCGACCAAACATGACGAGTTCAGCTAATGGCCCAGGCAATGCAAGCATGGGAAGCTCATATTGGTGGCCAGGCCACACTGATCGACCTTGTCGAGCACGGCGCGGCAGAAGGACGGCCTGATGGGCAGGCCGTACACACGGATTTGAGATGGCTGAAGCCCTCGGATTAGTGCCCTCTTGGACACCTCGGTTGAGGGGCAGTAGCACCTTGTCACGCCCTGGTGGAACCTGCCAAGTTCAGACGACTCCATCTCCCGATCAGTCAAGACTTCAAGACCACACACGCGCAAAAGCGAAGGAGGTTACCATGTCGGGTGGCATGTGTTGAGGTCGGTGATGACAGTGAAGAACGGGACCTTTGTCTGGAGGCTCTGCCACTTGAGCACCCATAGTGGGATGTGCTGCATGAGGGGATGCACGCTGATGATCACGTCCGGCTTGTACTTCATGATCCCGGCCACCACCTCACTGAAATGGAAATATACATCATCAACAACAACGGGCACAATATGGCCGTGCATTGTCGCCGTCGAATCAAGTGTACCGTGCCGTCTCCGGCATCTGCATGCGCCAGTAGTAGGTGAGCAGCGCCGGAATGGCGCCGATCATCAGGACGATGCGCCAGACGTAGTCAACGTCATTGGGCGATGCTTTCTCGAAGGCTTTTGATGTGATCATGCCGACAATCCCAGCAGCAAGGTTGCCAAAACCCTTGAAGTaagtatttgaaaaaaaaaaactaatcaaATTGGGTAAAGTAAACATTTCCTCTATTCGAAAATACATGAGATTTTTGCCGGTATTATGTTATAGTACATGTTTTGAAACTTTCCTCGTGCTATATCTAACACTCTCTCTTCTTCATATTAATTATCATTGACTTAGTACATCTTTGATCCTAATAAATCCACGACAACTAATATGAAAAGGGGGAGTATCTAGCAAATATAGTAGGGCATAGTAACTAGCAATTCATTATTTGTCGAAGTTCTAAAAGTCTAACAACATGGTATAAAAAAATCATTCATGGGGAATTAGTACTAAATCACAATTCACAATAAAGTAAGAATACAAACGACGGACGGCATACATACTTGCATGGCGAAGACGGCGGCGATGAATGCGCCGCGGGTTTTCTTATTGGCATACTCAGACATGATGGTGGCGGAGAGCGGGTAGTCGCCGCCGATGCTGACGCCGAGCCAGAACCGGAAGAAGCAGAGGACGGTCACCACGCTTTTGCCGGTACGCTTGCTGAAGGAGAAGCCGGAGGCGAGGGAGCAGACGACCATGAGGATCAGTGTGTAGCCATAGATGCGCTTCCGGCCCATCTTGTCTCCGAGCCAGCCGAAGACGAGCTGCCCAGGGACGGTGCCGCAGAGCGCGATGACGCTGATGGCGGCGGagaccccgcgaggcggctggccACCATAGTACCTATGGCCGATGACGTCGACGACTAGGGAGATGGAGAAGAGATCGTAGGCGTCGGTGAAGAAGCCCATGCCGGCGATGGCGATCGCCGTGAAGTGGTACCACTGCGTCCGTGCCACATCAAGGGCTTGCAGCACCCTCGGCTGCTGGTTGCCAGCCATGGTGGTGATGCTTCCGTTGCTCGCACTGCGATGCTCCGAGCTAGCTGCTTCGTTCCATCGCTTTGCTTTTATATCCTTGATTCCTTGACCAGATCCGCACGGTTGCTTTCAGACAATTAAtcattaagagcatctctactgcctccccacagagccccctacggccactttttttcatccggatggcgaAAAAcagcccagtcaggcccccggttcctcgttttggtccggatttgagcctattttcgtccggactccccatgccatcctcggtttcccgggggtctcccggggactccggatgaagctaaaccaaccgcccacgcccacgtgtctcctctttcgtccggattccccgagccatcctctttttccccgagaaacgccgcttggggagcacatgactgggaaactactcctccccacgccaaatcttcctccaatccggacgaaaatttcgccggatttggacgtgggtagcgccaacgagtggggatgctctaagaacTTGGTTTTACATATGGTTTGTTCTCTTAAGCCAGTCGAGTGTCATCTCCTATGTGGCAAATGTGGCACTACACCCTTGTCTCTTTGTTTATGTTGTTCTCCGGCACCAATATGATTTAAGCATGCATTTCACTGCCATGCATCTTTGAATGTTAAATCCAGCCATGCACCTAAAAAAATCAATCAATAACCAATGATGTTCAGGGTTTGTATTAGTACCGAAACTATTTCAGAGCTCACTGAAATAATTGAATTTGTTTTAAAATATAGTAGTATAGCTTAGCTCTTTCAAACCGTTCGAAGTTTTAATAAACTTAACTAGTGCATCAATTTAACATGGTATTAGATCCAGAAGGTCTTAAGTTTAAGCCCCAGCTAATGCACTATTTAATCTACTTTAAATAGTTGCGGTCTCAGTCAACCAGCCTAGAGGTGGGTGGGGTGGAGGGGGGTAAAATATGTAGCCTAACTCCACCAGTTCAGAGTTTTGGGATAATTGGCTAGCGCATCAATCATCAATTCAATAATTTGCAACAATCATTTACCAATATTTGGTTTAAATTTTA includes these proteins:
- the LOC124673090 gene encoding putative inorganic phosphate transporter 1-13, which translates into the protein MAGNQQPRVLQALDVARTQWYHFTAIAIAGMGFFTDAYDLFSISLVVDVIGHRYYGGQPPRGVSAAISVIALCGTVPGQLVFGWLGDKMGRKRIYGYTLILMVVCSLASGFSFSKRTGKSVVTVLCFFRFWLGVSIGGDYPLSATIMSEYANKKTRGAFIAAVFAMQGFGNLAAGIVGMITSKAFEKASPNDVDYVWRIVLMIGAIPALLTYYWRMQMPETARYT